From the genome of Verrucomicrobiia bacterium, one region includes:
- the rplB gene encoding 50S ribosomal protein L2 yields MPVKTFRPLTPSLRYMSYADFSDVTKHKPERSLVQIRKKTGGRNHYGRVTARGIGGGHKQKIRLVDFKRNKYGVEATVAAIEYDPMRSARLALLTYKDGEKRYIIAPVGIQVGGKILSGPAAPPEVGNALPLKAIPVGLSVHNIELIPGRGGQMVRTAGGAAILMSRDEGYAQIRLPSGEIRKVNEECYATIGQVGNTEHENVVLGKAGRSRHRGIRPINRGVVRNPVDHPNGGGAGKSKGGGGWQQLTSPWGLLAKGYKTRVKRKQSNRFIVVRRDGRPMKNK; encoded by the coding sequence ATGCCAGTGAAAACCTTTAGACCGCTAACGCCGTCGCTGCGCTACATGTCGTACGCAGATTTCAGCGACGTTACGAAGCATAAGCCGGAGAGGTCGCTTGTGCAGATCCGCAAGAAGACCGGCGGGCGCAACCATTATGGTCGCGTCACCGCGCGGGGTATTGGCGGCGGGCACAAGCAGAAGATCCGGTTGGTGGATTTCAAACGTAACAAGTACGGCGTGGAAGCGACGGTGGCGGCGATTGAATATGATCCGATGCGTTCGGCGCGGCTGGCGTTGCTGACTTACAAGGATGGGGAAAAGCGCTACATTATTGCTCCGGTTGGAATTCAGGTGGGAGGCAAGATTTTGAGCGGCCCGGCGGCGCCGCCCGAGGTGGGTAACGCTTTGCCGCTCAAGGCGATCCCGGTTGGTCTTTCGGTGCATAATATCGAGCTGATTCCTGGTCGAGGCGGCCAGATGGTGCGAACGGCGGGCGGAGCAGCGATTTTGATGTCGCGCGACGAAGGATATGCGCAAATTCGCCTGCCTTCGGGCGAAATCCGCAAGGTGAACGAAGAGTGTTACGCCACGATCGGCCAAGTGGGAAATACCGAGCACGAGAACGTGGTGCTGGGCAAGGCGGGTCGTTCGCGGCATCGCGGCATCCGCCCGATCAACCGCGGAGTGGTGCGCAATCCGGTGGACCATCCAAACGGCGGCGGCGCGGGGAAATCCAAGGGTGGCGGTGGCTGGCAGCAGTTGACCTCGCCGTGGGGCTTATTAGCGAAGGGTTATAAGACGCGGGTGAAACGCAAGCAATCCAACCGATTTATTGTGGTGCGGCGTGATGGTCGCCCGATGAAGAACAAATAA
- the rpsS gene encoding 30S ribosomal protein S19 codes for MGRSIKKGPFVEQRLLEKIQKAKAAKSKAPIKTWSRRSMITPEFVGVTFAVHNGKVFNPVFVTENMVGHRLGEFSLTRTFKRHGAHTAKAEAK; via the coding sequence ATGGGACGTTCGATTAAAAAAGGTCCGTTTGTCGAGCAGCGCTTGCTGGAGAAGATCCAGAAAGCGAAGGCGGCGAAATCCAAGGCGCCGATCAAGACCTGGTCGCGGCGCTCAATGATCACGCCCGAGTTCGTGGGGGTCACGTTTGCGGTGCATAACGGCAAGGTCTTTAATCCGGTGTTTGTCACCGAAAACATGGTGGGTCACCGGTTGGGGGAATTTTCCCTGACGCGCACGTTCAAGCGGCACGGGGCTCATACGGCGAAAGCGGAGGCCAAGTAG
- the rplV gene encoding 50S ribosomal protein L22, translating into MQVHAILKNVPMSAQKVREVVRQIQGLPALQAQAVLAVVPRKSARFVAKTLKSAIANAENNNKAKPESLVVKEAVAGTATSLKRVVPKARGSAGPIIKRRSHIKITLSDE; encoded by the coding sequence ATGCAAGTCCACGCGATTCTTAAAAACGTGCCGATGTCCGCGCAGAAAGTGCGCGAGGTGGTGCGGCAGATTCAGGGCTTGCCCGCATTGCAAGCGCAGGCGGTGTTGGCGGTGGTGCCGCGCAAGTCGGCACGTTTCGTCGCCAAGACACTCAAGTCCGCGATTGCCAATGCCGAGAACAACAACAAGGCCAAGCCGGAGTCGTTGGTGGTGAAGGAAGCGGTGGCGGGAACGGCGACTTCGCTGAAGCGGGTAGTGCCGAAGGCGCGGGGTTCTGCCGGCCCCATCATCAAGCGGCGTAGTCACATTAAAATCACTTTGTCAGACGAGTAA